In the genome of Xenopus tropicalis strain Nigerian chromosome 10, UCB_Xtro_10.0, whole genome shotgun sequence, the window AAGTAAGTGCCAGAAAAATGTAGGAAAATTATATGTCTATGTAACCTAAGTTTTCTAAATCTGCATACATTTTAGTGTTATTCTACATctgtaactataaatatatacaaaatggaaataatttatatatatatatctattttaaaataatctattttttataacatacagaaaaatataatCAAATATATTTCTAGCTTCTGTTAAAATGGTATTGATTCAAAAAGCCATGTGGCTTCTGAATACTCCAACACCAAATCACTATAGTTTTAGGACTTTTACTGCAAAGCTTTAGATTTTACAATATTCTACTTCCATATGTCTgggtactaaaaaaaaaaacaaaaaaaacccccagggagtcaggaaggaattttttcccctctgcggcaaattagagaggcttcagatggagttttttgccttcctctggatcaactagtagttaggcaggttatatataggcattatggttgaacttgatggacgtatgtcttttttcaacccaacttactatgttacataataGCCAGTGGTATTTTGAACAGTTCAATGCCCAACATGTATAGGGTTACTAAAGTGTGTGCCATGTAGGGGCGACAAAATGAGTGCATGCAAAATTTAATagtgttttttaatcatttttatagtGTCTTTGCTCCAAAGGTGTTTGGTGTTGCATGTAGATACCCCAAAATATTTTTGTCACAAGTTTCTGTTTAGCATTGATCCTTGGATTTATTGCACAGCGCTGTAGGGTCCTTTAGGGGCTGTCCCCCCTCTCCTTGCTCCTTGCCACAGTGGGATTTACACATGATAATTTACATCATTGCAGTAGATTATAGCAACCATGCTGCTCACAAGTTTCACATGCTTTATAAAACTTTgcacaaagtatattttttgCTTAAAGCTTACAAAAGATTTAAGTGAACATTACCTTTTACCCTATTTTATTGCAGAAAGGGTGAAGGTAAATCTGCCTCTGGTGTGGAACTGCCACCTGAGTACCTGACCAGCCCTCTTTCCCAGCAGTCGCAGGTAGAAGACATCCCCTCTGTAATACATTGTTTAAttactttccttttattttatgtgATAGCATGcaaattttatgtgggatagtaTATGGGTGCTGTACTTTGGTGAACATTAGATTTATTTGTTGCAAATCATCTGTCTTTCATTTCAGGGGGAAATAGGCACCAAAGCACCAATGTTTTGACAGTTTTCACAGGGTGCTGCCCTTACTTTTCCCCAGAGGCTAGATTCCCCTTGTGTCCTCAGGGGAGGTGGACTCCCttcttttcattcatttttttatttttctttccattttaCTGAGTCAGGAACTCTGGAACAGTGCTCAGTATAGGGAGAAATACTAGAGTGGACAGGAGTTACAGCTCAGTTCCACTGTGCTTCCGTCTCCACTTCATAAATATTTTGTAAGTGTGAGTACAgctttgcctatgattaagtgtcatgTGAACATGAAACACATAAGGTGATCTTCTGAATACGGTACAACAAACTAATTTAATTAGAGAATTCTGCCTGGAGATTTGCTCAACAGAAAACAGTTGACATGGTCATGAATGAAAGGGGCATTTTTTTCATAGGGGCCCTACTTTAGTTATTGGGAGAGCCCACATCTCCCAGGTCTCAGGCGACCAGATAGCTAATAACTGAGGCCTGCAATCGTACAGGGCCCCATAATTATAGTAGTTTGGGGCCTCATAATTACTGATGGTGGTCTTGGTATACCCTCTCTGGAAGAGTTTGTATTGTCCCCTAGGAAGGCTGTCAAAACCTTTGTTCTTTTAGTGTTCTGTCCCTTTTGAAAGTAGAATTAACAATTTAGTGCCTGTGACCCCTTCCTTTCAACAATGAGAATAAAGGATTTTATAGGTAAGACAAAATCCCTTTTTTGGAGCACTATCACATGTAAGTGCTACTAGTGTTTAGTAGGATATTATTCTGTCAGCActagcaaatatatatttttgtaatgttCTGTCAGCGctagcaaatatatatttttgtattaataaCAACAATTATGGGAGCAGCTAAAGCATAATAACTTTTTGTTAGAGCTCTGGCCATAAATGTGAAGAATCCACCCATccttaaaatgaaaatatgtagGCATCCAAATTTTGGCTTTACTATTTTTGAACACATAAATTAATGTACAGTGCCAGTGAATACTTATaggccaaacgagcagatcttctctgaTATGCCCACACAAatgtgggcgatattgggctaattcgatcggtCGACTCTaggccaaaccatcgaattacaacagcgggcataggtGCTATTGGCCAAAGGACCACGTCAGCGAGCCGACGCGGTCCTCGACCcgagggaaaatcaaacctgcccgatcgagatctgcccaattttaggccagatattggtcatgtAGGCCCGTCAGggttgcccatacaggggcagaattggtctgaaggacccgaatcagcagctgaaatctgcccatgtatggccacttttagtgtTTTAGGGGTTTAACTATGCATATGGATGTGTTTATCATGTTTCCAGTATAGATTATACCTTCCCTGTAGTAACCTTTATTTTACTGTTTGTCCTTCCATTTCACCTTCTGTGGTTATCCAGCTCATCTTATGTTCCCTTCATGTTTCTGTTTAATTTGTGATATGACGTTATCTGGGGAAGAGAAGAAGTGTCAGGTATAGAGCTTTACAACAAAAGATGAGCCCAGTAGCACCCAAGGTACATGTGGATTACATGCTGGGATGCTCTGCTATACCTCTACACACaaagtttatatataaaaattgtcTAAGCAGTCTAATAATGTTCACGTGTCTATATTTTTATCCTAACAGATTACTACCTTCAATTCCCTTGAATGGAAGTCTAGTTattaaggaatattgtcatgggaaaacgtttttttttttccaaaacacattagttaatagtgcttctccagcagaatcctgcattgaaatccttttttctttaaaggctcaaatcaattttttattttgaaatttcacatggggctagccatattcttcatttcccagggtgccacagccatgtgacctgtgttctgataaacttcagtcattcaTTACTGCTGAGCTGAActttgaagtgatatcacccctccctccccttccccccagcagtcgatcagcagaacagtgggaaggtagcaaaaaaaaaaaaaaaagaatttgcattggtaaacatgCTCACgtgacatgagaatagcacccgaGCAGGAGAAACTCTGATTTGCTATTATGCGACTAGGGTCCTATTAAAAGTATACTAAGCAGGAGAAACAACAATAGCTTATATAAAAGCAGTTCTTTTGTGTAGTACTGACTCCTGAAAGCTCAgatgagatggcgcctacaaaccaacatacaactaaaaaagtacatttgttggttcaagactaaaattttaaatggtacagtgaattatgtgctatgtaaacagtgtaatttagaaataaaaagtacaccataaaaatcatgacagaatccctttaacaagaACTCAAAACATATTTGGAAAGGTGTTTTCCTGCCTTCTTTGTTACCAACCATCCCATTAACTGGTGTTGTTTGGTCTTGCCTAGCCTTTATCTGTATGTGTTTATAATCTTCAGATGCCGCCTAAGAAGGATGAGTCTGCCCTGCAGGAAGAGGAGGAGCTACAGCTAGCAATTGCCTTGTCACAGTCTGAGGCTGAAGAAAAGGAGAGGATGGTAAGTTTTAACATATATGGTTTGAGAACAAggacagaactaggggtaggaaatAAAGGTGGCTGTCTAGGGTGCTATAAGATGGGGTGCAATGAGCGTGACCAACAGAGGACATGAATGAGCAACTGGCTGGGGGGGTGATATGGGGGGCAGATTGGCAGTGTGAATCATTGGCAGCAGGAGGTTGGGTTGGGTGTGAGcaattaatagggatgcacctgATCCACTCTTTTTGGGTTCAGCGGAACCCTGAATCCTTCCTAAAATATTCGcccgaatcctaatttacatatacagattaggctactgaagggttaaatagaagcgcacgcttaaaaatgtttttaaattttttttcacttCCACGTTCACGTAACCAAAATACAAGGTTTCAGGTTTGGTTCGGCCAGATCTGAATCCTGCCAAAGTAGGCCGAaacttggtgcatccctacaaggAGATCTCTGGGCTCCAAGACTTGGGTCCCAACCAAACTTAGCCAGCACTGTTTGAGAATTATAAAAGTGGGTGCAAGATAATGCGGGAAATGCCATCAAATTTGTAACTCAATTTGCTATATCATTTTTTTAGAGACAAAAGACAACATACAGCATGTACCCAAAAGCAGATCCCACCCCTATCACCTCTTCTGCTCCTCCAGTTACAACACTTTACTCTGCTGCCTTGGTAAGTACCTGTTATGGATATGCAGTAAATTCTACACAGAAATATTTTTGTGAGTAGGAGTATGATTGCATATAAAAGGTCGGTTGCTATGCTATGATTCATGGTTTTGTACTGTATACCTGATAGTatgttccttttctttcttcccaGAATTCATCTGCTCCCCTTGCTGAAGAAATTGATCCTGAggtaacaaaaggaaaaaaatcactACTGGGTTTTTCAGAATTTAGTCTCTGTTGACCTCTGACTTTTGATTCCTCCTCCCCTCCCCTGTAGCTAGCTCGTTACCTGAATCGTAATTACTGggagaagaagcaggaagaggtcAGGAAAAGCCCTACACCCTCTGCCCCTGTCCCAATCAGTGAGCCTGCTGTTCTTCAGGGAGGTGATGTGCCAGTGACAGTCATGGAGGTAAGTGTAAAGTTTATTGGGTGACTGCTGTTGTTCACTTCTGCTTAATATTACAAagatggggtgggtgggggggttgcCTGTTTAAGGCTTATGGCAGTCTCATTATTTTGATTACAATCCATTCAGAGAGACCCACAACAATCAAAGAGGCCTTACCCTCTGGCACTAGCTTGAATTTATTTGAAAAAGGAATGCTTTGCCTGTGACAGGTGCTAGTACAGGCAAGTAGGGATCACATCAGATAGCACACTGAATATGCTAGTTTCTATCATGAGCAATAGGATTATCTCTTAAAACAATGGGGAATAACTGCTAGAAAGCATATTTCATTAGCCCAAGGGATTTaacagcattttttctttttttatctttattattaagAAGAAACATTTATGTCCCACTGCATCATGAGGGCATATAGAATTGTTTTAGCCTGAGATTAATACTGGACTTTAGATTTAATGAAACATAAGGTATAATTTACTCTGACCCTGACATGTATATCTGAATTACATTCAGGGTATGAAGGGGAGTGCCTATGTGCCCTGTTtgcctcctcatgaatacagttatGCTGAATACAGGCAGCGCTGTAATCATTGGGTGCACGCAGGTCTAAGTGGTCCGTTTTAAAGCGCAATTAGGCAGTTTATCTATGTGCACAAAGTGCAATAAACATGATGTATTATGgattttcttttgcactttgcaccctgcttgtCACATAGTATAGTTTCCTAGTCGCCCATGGCAGCTTAAGCCTCCAGACCAAAGGACAGACTCTCCCACAAAcactgtttttatgttttaacacCTCCTATCATTTCACCAATGTCTTCCTTTTCCTACAGGCCTTCTCAGCCTATTAAAAAAGCACATTCGATTTGCTTAAACTAATGATGATTAACTGAAATGTTGCTAGAAGgaattatataacatactaaaagttaactcaaaattAAACCACACACACGGCTAAGGTTAGGGCTAAAATATATAAGTGTTGGTGGCAGGTCCTGACCATTAGCCTAGGGGGAAGGGATTAACATTATGGTGAGTGCTGGCATTGCACGTTACCAAAAACAGTTTAGTATTTTTGTTATATGTAGCTATCCATACACTATTTCCCAAATCACCCTCTTCTGTTGTTGCAACATATTCTTAAGTTTTCCCCTTCAAAAGGCCATTTGCTTTATTTAACTGGTAGGCAGCTCATTGGCTGTTACCTTTTGTTACCCCACTTGTTTTAGCCAGGCAGCTAAACAGTCCATGGAATCTATGCAAACATCCAGTTAAATTTCCTTTTGCTGACTGGCCATTAGTCTGTTCCTGGTTAACTGATGGTCCCAGTTATGTAATATTTCAGTACCtgattatttttgtgtttttatcatcCGCATACACGAATGAGATTTAACTAAATCAAAATGCTTTGGACAAGAAGATTTAGACTGCTTTGTTGCTTCTACATGTCAGTTTAGTTCACGTGTCCTGTTGATGCACATGTAGGACCCTAAAGCCTTTTCATGTTGGTCTAACTTCCGTTGTTTTCAGCAGCAATACCAGAATGGGGAGTCAGAGGAGAATCACGAGCAGTTCCTAAAAGCTTTGCAGAATGCAGTTACCACATTTTTGAACCGTATGAAAAGCAACCAAATGCGTGGCAGGAGCATCACGAATGACTCTGCTGTATTATCCCTCTTCCAGTCCATTAACAACATGCACCCACAGTTGCTAGAGATGCTCAATCAGTTGGATGAAAGGCGATGTAAGTGTTTACAATGTGTAGATTTAGGAGCGGGTGGGAAAGAGCCATTATTTTACTTAATGTGCGAACAGTCTCAGTCACTTGGTTTTAAAAATTCCTCTAGCCTTTGATATAAAAAAGGTGTGCCAGACTTAGTGAAGCAACAGTCTTTGTTGCAGcattttattgaaagaaaaactCCATAATCATATAACAGCTAGTAATTGTGCTGCTTTTTCCAGGAATATTGGTAATACAAAGAAGTACCttcttaaaaaaacattatttaatcaTGCTTCTTTCCTTTTAACCTAATTTTTCTCCCATTAGTGTACTACGAGGGCCTGCAAGACAAACTTGCACAAATTCGGGATGCGCGAGGAGCACTGAATGCTCTTCGTGATGAGCACAGGGAAAAGCTCCGGCGTGCAGCAGAGGAGGCTGAGAGGCAACGGCAAATCCAATTGGCGCAAAAACTGGAGATTATGAGACAAAAAAAGCAGGTGATGCAGATAAACTGCTAAACACAGTGTGGGGGGAATGTGGCATGTAATTGATTAATGCTAATGCTATTAGGGGTGGATTTCCTTAGGATGTGAGTGTGGGAAGCAGTTATTGGATTCTCCCTCCTGTCACTTAAtacacttatttatttttttagtgagGAGTAATAATGTTGGCAGGTCCATTATAATGTCAGCCTGGTTTTAATCCCTAGGAATACCTGGAGATGCAACGCCAGCTGGCAATCCAACGTTTGCAGGAGCAGGAAAAGGAGAGACAATTGCGACTGGAGCAGCAGAAACAGACAATTCAGATGAGAGCCCAGATGCCTGCTTTCTCCCTCCCATATGCACAGGTTTGTccaccatcttttttttttttcaaagatttcAGAAACACTGCCAGTTACTAACTGAAATTATGATGTTATACCCTCCAGCTACAATCACTACCTGCGACTGGGGGCATTATGTACCCACCCTCTGGACCCCCTGCCTACCCTGGTACCTTTAGCCCATCTGGTTCTGTGGAGGGTTCCCCAATGCATGGTGTGTATATGAACCCATCAGGACAGCCAGCCACAGCGCCATACCCTGCCATGCAGGTTCAAGGTGAGATGTCAAGGTGCTTGACTGGATGTTGGAAATCCTGCTTATATGTTAGACCTAATCAAAACCGTGTTTTTCTCACAGATCCCAACATGGTGAATGCATATATGTACACAGCAGGATGTGCTCCCACAGCTCAGCAGGGGCAGGCTGTACCAACCACCAACCCAACATACACGTCTTATCAGCCCACACCTACTCAAGCCTACCAGGTAATCAGAGGGGATGATTCTGAGCATGTAAAGTAGTCTGCCATATTTAATAGGTTTAAGTGTTGGGTACTGTGTTGAGTGAGTAAGAATGGAGCCAGAACTGGTGTTGTGGGCAATGTTCAAAAAAGTAAATGTTCCCACACAAAAGAGGGGCCTATAGAAGCATAGTGTACTGTACTAGTAACAAGATCAGTAACAGTATTTTTAGCATCTCATTGCATTATTTGAAACACCCATATTACCTTGCCCCCCCCTACACCGGCACATTTGAAATAATTGAAATTGATACAGTATTGTAGTCCTAAATTAAAGCTCGTCTTTTGTTAACTTTTAACTCATAAAGCCAGAATATGTTCTGCAGTGTATGAAAAAGACTGTATTGGCGATACACAATTTAATATGACAACAGTGCAggcaaaagcttacaatctaataggaAACCGACTTTAGTGTAGAGGCACAATTACATGTTTTGAGCAGTGGGCCACACATAATAATGTTCAGACTTTgagcatgttttatttttttcctatagaaTGTGGCATCTCAGAGCCTTCCCTCGATATCCCAGACTGCTTCTGCGGGTGCAGTGGGTTACATGGGTGCACAGTCTGTCCCCATGCCTTATCAGCCATATAATATGCAGGTAAATTGCTCTTTAGTAAAGGTTCGGAGTAATGGTGGCCACATAAAGAAAAACAACGTATTATTCAATCTGGTTCCCTTGTGTACAACTGCCTTGGGGGCTGTTCTATATTACATATCATTGGATAGTTCAGTAAGATATACACTAAAGGTTTAGGGGTTTTAATATTGCTTATCTGTAGAATAGCCAGCTGGTCCATTGAGCTATACTGagcacaactttgaaggcttcAATGATTACTGTTATAAGTTTGCCTTTAGTCTAGCCATATTCGTCTTTAGATAAAGAAAGTTTGCTGCTCAGCTTAAAACTGTTAAAAGTTCTAAACTGACCATATAAAATGTTGAACCAAGGTGTACAAACCCTGGCGTATATGGAGTCGTGTCTAATCAATACAAAATAGCAACCAATGACCAATGAGCTTCATTCATTTGCATTTTATAATCTTTGGGTAGACAAATAGATatgatcaaaaaaaaaatcaaccagaGAGATTAATTCACATTAAGAATATGTGTGTTCATGTATCAGTGTCACTTTtaaaaagatttactaccaataTTTCCACTGTTTAGAATCTTATGTCTACTCTGCCTGGTCAGGACCCATCTCTTAGCAACCTACCTTCTCAACAGCAGCCATTCATTGGTGGGCAGCAACCCATGTACCAGCAGGTTAGTATGTTTTCTATCTATGCGTCTAGATGTTTGTATATGTATAGTGGCTAATAACTAACGCTGTCTTTCAGATGCCAGTTGTAGGTGGTCAGCAACAGCCTGCGCAGCAGCCAGCAGCACATGGGCAGCAAGGAACAGGAGGGAGCGAAGCACAACTTATCTCATTTGACTAATGAAGAACTGAATTACCTTAAACATGTTAAATCAACCCTATTTGGCCCTAGCGTGTAAAGCATGTACCTTTAGCTAAACAGAAAAATACACTACATTAATGTAAATTTCATATTTTAGCTGTACTTGATCTctgtccatgttttttttttcttttcttttttaacttatGCCCAGATCTAATGCTGCTTTAAGCACTGACCAAAATCTAGCTCACGAGGAACATGTACATATATGAAATCCTTGAAGTATTTGCTATATGGGGTATATTGATAACTTGAGCTATTCTGGACAATTATAGAAAGATAATTTGCCAAAGCCTATGGGAAATGCCATTCAAATATTCTTCTCTATCCTCTCTCACCTCCCACAAATTCCTGAGCCGAAAATATAAAATGGtgtcaaaattaaacaaaatttaTGTTAAGGCTATAAAAAAATAACTGTTGGCCTACATGATAAATACACCCACGATTACAGAGGACAAGTACTTAATATTAACCAAACACAGATTAGTTATATcaggtacaggtttgggatctattatcccaTAATTTAGATCCCCATCTTAAgaatactaaaaaatcatttaaatattaaataaacccagtgggattgttttgcctccaatatggattcattatatcttagttggaattaagtacaaggtattattacagagaaaaaggaaatatgttttgaaattttgaattatttgtttataattgagtctatggtagataacctttccataattaggagctttctggataactggtttccagataacggattctATACCCAGCTTCACTTTGTGCTCCCCTAAACATTTGCTACTTAGTGGCAGTTGTTCCTTTTGGAATAGCAATGGCCTAAAAATGCCGTGTATGGCTCTGATATGACTGGCTGTTTCAGCCTTGTTACTCATGCTTAGATTGGTAGCGTATAAGGCTCTCATATCTCTGTTGTACCCCTGGATTCCAATGCCACCACAACTGTTCCATTGTGATGCTGTTTTTGTGCTTGTAATATATATCAGATTCACTGCACTTGTTCAGCTGTGTCTGTATGGGTGGTTTCCCAGGCTTCTCTCTCTTATTTTCACCTCTTGAATTTAGTGACTTCTAAAAGGTTTAATATCACCATAATAAATATGTATCGGACTGGAACTAAtcgtatttttatttatttttttttgtttgtttttgttttatgtatagacagtgctgtccaacttctgtggtattgAGGGCTGGGATTGTTCTGGCCTATGTGGTGAAGGACCAATAATGGAAGTTGGTTCTTTTATTAAACTgtgcccacttcaaaccacacccatgttatctcaagagctttaaaggggttgtccacctttcagttagcttttagtaCTATGTAGcgagcaatattctgagacaatttgcaattgatcttaattttttgttatttgtagttttttagttcactttttgttcagcagctgtccagtttggagtttcagcagctatctggttgctagggactagtgatgtgcgggtcaactATTTGTCGGCCTGGTCCGCGGCTTCGCGTCTATTTATAGACTATATACAAAAAGTGAACAaattgctgttaaaaaaaaaaaaaaatagcagtgtCTGCATTCTTCTTTACAAACATACACTGTATAAACTTAAAAATGTTTCAAGATTTTGGCTTTCCTAAATCACTGAACTAATATTTAGTTGTATAATCACTGCTTTTGAGAACTGCTGCACATCTGTGTTGCATGGAGTTGGCCAACCTCTGGCACCTATGAGCAGGTATTCCAGCCCAGGATGATTGGACTACATTCCACAGTTCTTCTGCTAATAGGACAGGCCCAGATCATATGCTAGTAAGACTCGTTTACCTCTTCACATTGTTTACAAATTGGGGATGTAATTTGACCCATGCGGCATAATCTATTGGGTATAATACGTCCTAAGTAAGAATTTGTGCTGGATCAGCCTATCTctggaacaaaaca includes:
- the hgs gene encoding hepatocyte growth factor-regulated tyrosine kinase substrate isoform X2, with the translated sequence MGRGSGTFERLLDKATSQLLLETDWESILQICDMIRQGDTQAKYAVASIKKKINDKNPHVALFALEVLESVVKNCGQHVHDEVANKQTMEELKELQKRQVEPNVRNKILYLIQAWAHAFRNEPKYKVVQDTYQIMKVEGHNFPEFKESDAMFAAERAPDWVDAEECHRCRVQFGVVTRKHHCRACGQIFCGKCSSKYSTIPKFGIEKEVRVCEPCYEQLNKKGEGKSASGVELPPEYLTSPLSQQSQVEDIPSMPPKKDESALQEEEELQLAIALSQSEAEEKERMRQKTTYSMYPKADPTPITSSAPPVTTLYSAALNSSAPLAEEIDPELARYLNRNYWEKKQEEVRKSPTPSAPVPISEPAVLQGGDVPVTVMEQYQNGESEENHEQFLKALQNAVTTFLNRMKSNQMRGRSITNDSAVLSLFQSINNMHPQLLEMLNQLDERRLYYEGLQDKLAQIRDARGALNALRDEHREKLRRAAEEAERQRQIQLAQKLEIMRQKKQEYLEMQRQLAIQRLQEQEKERQLRLEQQKQTIQMRAQMPAFSLPYAQLQSLPATGGIMYPPSGPPAYPGTFSPSGSVEGSPMHGVYMNPSGQPATAPYPAMQVQGEMSRCLTGCWKSCLYVRPNQNRVFLTDPNMVNAYMYTAGCAPTAQQGQAVPTTNPTYTSYQPTPTQAYQNVASQSLPSISQTASAGAVGYMGAQSVPMPYQPYNMQNLMSTLPGQDPSLSNLPSQQQPFIGGQQPMYQQMPVVGGQQQPAQQPAAHGQQGTGGSEAQLISFD
- the hgs gene encoding hepatocyte growth factor-regulated tyrosine kinase substrate isoform X7, which codes for MGRGSGTFERLLDKATSQLLLETDWESILQICDMIRQGDTQAKYAVASIKKKINDKNPHVALFALEVLESVVKNCGQHVHDEVANKQTMEELKELQKRQVEPNVRNKILYLIQAWAHAFRNEPKYKVVQDTYQIMKVEGHNFPEFKESDAMFAAERAPDWVDAEECHRCRVQFGVVTRKHHCRACGQIFCGKCSSKYSTIPKFGIEKEVRVCEPCYEQLNKKGEGKSASGVELPPEYLTSPLSQQSQMPPKKDESALQEEEELQLAIALSQSEAEEKERMRQKTTYSMYPKADPTPITSSAPPVTTLYSAALNSSAPLAEEIDPELARYLNRNYWEKKQEEVRKSPTPSAPVPISEPAVLQGGDVPVTVMEQYQNGESEENHEQFLKALQNAVTTFLNRMKSNQMRGRSITNDSAVLSLFQSINNMHPQLLEMLNQLDERRLYYEGLQDKLAQIRDARGALNALRDEHREKLRRAAEEAERQRQIQLAQKLEIMRQKKQEYLEMQRQLAIQRLQEQEKERQLRLEQQKQTIQMRAQMPAFSLPYAQLQSLPATGGIMYPPSGPPAYPGTFSPSGSVEGSPMHGVYMNPSGQPATAPYPAMQVQDPNMVNAYMYTAGCAPTAQQGQAVPTTNPTYTSYQPTPTQAYQNVASQSLPSISQTASAGAVGYMGAQSVPMPYQPYNMQNLMSTLPGQDPSLSNLPSQQQPFIGGQQPMYQQMPVVGGQQQPAQQPAAHGQQGTGGSEAQLISFD
- the hgs gene encoding hepatocyte growth factor-regulated tyrosine kinase substrate isoform X5 translates to MGRGSGTFERLLDKATSQLLLETDWESILQICDMIRQGDTQAKYAVASIKKKINDKNPHVALFALEVLESVVKNCGQHVHDEVANKQTMEELKELQKRQVEPNVRNKILYLIQAWAHAFRNEPKYKVVQDTYQIMKVEGHNFPEFKESDAMFAAERAPDWVDAEECHRCRVQFGVVTRKHHCRACGQIFCGKCSSKYSTIPKFGIEKEVRVCEPCYEQLNKKGEGKSASGVELPPEYLTSPLSQQSQVEDIPSMPPKKDESALQEEEELQLAIALSQSEAEEKERMRQKTTYSMYPKADPTPITSSAPPVTTLYSAALNSSAPLAEEIDPELARYLNRNYWEKKQEEVRKSPTPSAPVPISEPAVLQGGDVPVTVMEQQYQNGESEENHEQFLKALQNAVTTFLNRMKSNQMRGRSITNDSAVLSLFQSINNMHPQLLEMLNQLDERRLYYEGLQDKLAQIRDARGALNALRDEHREKLRRAAEEAERQRQIQLAQKLEIMRQKKQEYLEMQRQLAIQRLQEQEKERQLRLEQQKQTIQMRAQMPAFSLPYAQLQSLPATGGIMYPPSGPPAYPGTFSPSGSVEGSPMHGVYMNPSGQPATAPYPAMQVQDPNMVNAYMYTAGCAPTAQQGQAVPTTNPTYTSYQPTPTQAYQNVASQSLPSISQTASAGAVGYMGAQSVPMPYQPYNMQNLMSTLPGQDPSLSNLPSQQQPFIGGQQPMYQQMPVVGGQQQPAQQPAAHGQQGTGGSEAQLISFD
- the hgs gene encoding hepatocyte growth factor-regulated tyrosine kinase substrate isoform X1 — encoded protein: MGRGSGTFERLLDKATSQLLLETDWESILQICDMIRQGDTQAKYAVASIKKKINDKNPHVALFALEVLESVVKNCGQHVHDEVANKQTMEELKELQKRQVEPNVRNKILYLIQAWAHAFRNEPKYKVVQDTYQIMKVEGHNFPEFKESDAMFAAERAPDWVDAEECHRCRVQFGVVTRKHHCRACGQIFCGKCSSKYSTIPKFGIEKEVRVCEPCYEQLNKKGEGKSASGVELPPEYLTSPLSQQSQVEDIPSMPPKKDESALQEEEELQLAIALSQSEAEEKERMRQKTTYSMYPKADPTPITSSAPPVTTLYSAALNSSAPLAEEIDPELARYLNRNYWEKKQEEVRKSPTPSAPVPISEPAVLQGGDVPVTVMEQQYQNGESEENHEQFLKALQNAVTTFLNRMKSNQMRGRSITNDSAVLSLFQSINNMHPQLLEMLNQLDERRLYYEGLQDKLAQIRDARGALNALRDEHREKLRRAAEEAERQRQIQLAQKLEIMRQKKQEYLEMQRQLAIQRLQEQEKERQLRLEQQKQTIQMRAQMPAFSLPYAQLQSLPATGGIMYPPSGPPAYPGTFSPSGSVEGSPMHGVYMNPSGQPATAPYPAMQVQGEMSRCLTGCWKSCLYVRPNQNRVFLTDPNMVNAYMYTAGCAPTAQQGQAVPTTNPTYTSYQPTPTQAYQNVASQSLPSISQTASAGAVGYMGAQSVPMPYQPYNMQNLMSTLPGQDPSLSNLPSQQQPFIGGQQPMYQQMPVVGGQQQPAQQPAAHGQQGTGGSEAQLISFD
- the hgs gene encoding hepatocyte growth factor-regulated tyrosine kinase substrate isoform X3, translating into MGRGSGTFERLLDKATSQLLLETDWESILQICDMIRQGDTQAKYAVASIKKKINDKNPHVALFALEVLESVVKNCGQHVHDEVANKQTMEELKELQKRQVEPNVRNKILYLIQAWAHAFRNEPKYKVVQDTYQIMKVEGHNFPEFKESDAMFAAERAPDWVDAEECHRCRVQFGVVTRKHHCRACGQIFCGKCSSKYSTIPKFGIEKEVRVCEPCYEQLNKKGEGKSASGVELPPEYLTSPLSQQSQMPPKKDESALQEEEELQLAIALSQSEAEEKERMRQKTTYSMYPKADPTPITSSAPPVTTLYSAALNSSAPLAEEIDPELARYLNRNYWEKKQEEVRKSPTPSAPVPISEPAVLQGGDVPVTVMEQQYQNGESEENHEQFLKALQNAVTTFLNRMKSNQMRGRSITNDSAVLSLFQSINNMHPQLLEMLNQLDERRLYYEGLQDKLAQIRDARGALNALRDEHREKLRRAAEEAERQRQIQLAQKLEIMRQKKQEYLEMQRQLAIQRLQEQEKERQLRLEQQKQTIQMRAQMPAFSLPYAQLQSLPATGGIMYPPSGPPAYPGTFSPSGSVEGSPMHGVYMNPSGQPATAPYPAMQVQGEMSRCLTGCWKSCLYVRPNQNRVFLTDPNMVNAYMYTAGCAPTAQQGQAVPTTNPTYTSYQPTPTQAYQNVASQSLPSISQTASAGAVGYMGAQSVPMPYQPYNMQNLMSTLPGQDPSLSNLPSQQQPFIGGQQPMYQQMPVVGGQQQPAQQPAAHGQQGTGGSEAQLISFD